From one Pirellulales bacterium genomic stretch:
- a CDS encoding formylglycine-generating enzyme family protein, producing MQNSLLSGSTRFTCWLIALLGVLVMLIASSRAKGSTFWLSAGVGAVAIVLAGARLFAHRGRDEAPSCEPSRSRTSECVDVEVDEELPSLGATGDIVSLVDQMLSRGRYALLLRPQIAQSLSGELYSRASDVLDREMGVVPAGEVQLEPSVFDIDYLLFAQDEAEDLRSLIIPVQSVFLDRHSVTNKQFQRFVSAGGYQEMAIWDQEIWPAVLDFVDRTGHPGPRFWKNGRFPPGEANLPVVGVSWYEAAAYSRWVGKRLPTDAEWVKAGSWPVTLSHNTRLQRKYPWGDTMDRSKANVWGAGPGRVVAVDEFAEGVSVGGLNQLVGNVWEWTACNLDLDPTVEETGRSERTLLKSIRGGAFDTYFENQANCQFASGENPISRKHNIGFRCALSVCDIAGPPAAGVNAGSVPTPVHEHTVAVEIHQEIEEEALV from the coding sequence ATGCAAAACTCATTGCTGTCGGGAAGTACTCGGTTTACGTGTTGGCTAATTGCATTACTCGGCGTCTTGGTGATGCTGATTGCCAGTTCGCGCGCCAAAGGAAGCACCTTTTGGCTGTCCGCCGGCGTCGGCGCGGTGGCCATTGTGCTTGCAGGCGCGCGGCTGTTCGCTCACCGTGGCCGCGACGAAGCGCCGTCGTGCGAACCGTCTCGAAGCAGAACGTCGGAATGCGTAGACGTGGAAGTGGACGAGGAACTTCCGTCGCTGGGCGCGACAGGAGATATTGTCTCGCTCGTCGACCAAATGCTTTCTCGCGGTCGATATGCACTGCTGCTGCGGCCGCAGATCGCGCAAAGCCTCTCCGGAGAGCTGTACTCGCGTGCCAGCGATGTGCTCGATCGCGAAATGGGTGTCGTTCCTGCCGGTGAAGTGCAGCTTGAGCCGAGCGTATTTGACATCGACTACTTGCTGTTCGCGCAAGACGAAGCCGAAGATTTGCGATCCCTCATTATCCCCGTTCAAAGCGTCTTTCTTGATCGTCATTCGGTGACCAACAAACAATTTCAAAGGTTTGTGTCGGCTGGCGGCTATCAGGAAATGGCGATCTGGGATCAAGAGATCTGGCCGGCAGTGCTCGACTTCGTCGATCGCACGGGGCATCCCGGCCCGCGTTTCTGGAAGAACGGCCGCTTTCCACCGGGGGAAGCCAATCTACCCGTGGTGGGCGTCAGTTGGTACGAAGCGGCTGCCTATTCTCGCTGGGTTGGCAAGCGATTGCCGACCGATGCCGAGTGGGTCAAGGCCGGTAGTTGGCCGGTGACCTTGTCGCACAACACGCGATTGCAGCGCAAATATCCCTGGGGAGACACGATGGATCGCAGCAAAGCGAACGTGTGGGGCGCAGGACCGGGGAGAGTCGTCGCCGTCGATGAATTCGCCGAGGGAGTCAGTGTCGGTGGGTTGAATCAGCTTGTCGGCAATGTCTGGGAGTGGACGGCCTGCAATTTGGACCTTGATCCGACGGTCGAAGAAACCGGTCGCAGCGAGCGGACGCTGCTCAAGAGCATTCGTGGCGGGGCGTTTGATACCTACTTTGAAAATCAGGCGAACTGCCAATTCGCCAGCGGCGAGAATCCAATTTCTCGCAAACACAATATCGGCTTTCGTTGTGCGCTGAGCGTTTGCGACATCGCAGGCCCTCCGGCCGCAGGCGTGAACGCTGGCAGCGTGCCGACACCGGTGCATGAGCACACGGTGGCCGTCGAAATTCACCAAGAAATAGAAGAGGAGGCTCTCGTATGA
- the carA gene encoding glutamine-hydrolyzing carbamoyl-phosphate synthase small subunit codes for MTQIAKLALEDGTVYAGTVFGAVGEVDGEVCFNTSMTGYQEILTDPSYRGQIVCMTFPEIGNYGVNSEDLESPKPHLAGFIVRQISRTDSNFRSQGPLHNYLTEHGIPGIAGIDTRALVRRLRVHGAMKGVLSSIDLCSSNLVAKAKSSPGLVGRDLVREVMPDQPRSWNETLHELARTHDSIALANADSQPNVELHVVAIDYGMKWNIARHLADMGCKVTVVPGTASSAEILAQKPSGVFLSNGPGDPEPLDYAIDAIRSLLGQVPIFGICLGHQLLSLACGAKTFKLKFGHRGANQPVQNLDTGGVEITSQNHGFAVAEDALPDDLEVTHRNLNDHTIEGIRHRKLPAFSVQYHPEASAGPHDSAYLFGKFKEMMLLQSRRRCEPSRT; via the coding sequence ATGACCCAAATCGCTAAACTTGCCCTGGAAGACGGTACCGTTTATGCCGGCACTGTGTTTGGTGCGGTGGGCGAAGTCGACGGAGAGGTGTGTTTCAACACTTCGATGACGGGATACCAGGAGATACTGACCGACCCCAGTTATCGTGGCCAAATCGTCTGCATGACATTTCCGGAAATCGGCAACTACGGCGTAAATAGCGAAGATTTGGAAAGTCCTAAGCCGCACTTAGCAGGCTTTATCGTCCGACAAATCAGCCGCACGGACAGCAATTTTCGCTCCCAAGGACCGTTGCACAACTATCTGACGGAGCACGGCATCCCTGGCATTGCCGGCATCGACACACGGGCGCTGGTCCGCCGGCTAAGAGTTCACGGCGCAATGAAGGGAGTTTTATCGAGCATCGATCTTTGCAGTTCAAACCTGGTGGCCAAGGCAAAATCAAGTCCCGGATTGGTCGGTCGCGATTTGGTTCGAGAAGTCATGCCAGATCAGCCTCGGAGTTGGAACGAAACCTTGCACGAACTGGCGAGAACGCACGATTCGATCGCGCTAGCAAATGCCGATTCGCAACCCAATGTCGAACTGCACGTTGTGGCGATCGACTACGGCATGAAATGGAATATTGCCCGCCATTTGGCCGACATGGGCTGCAAAGTCACCGTCGTTCCAGGTACCGCGAGTTCGGCAGAGATCCTGGCCCAGAAGCCGTCTGGGGTGTTTCTATCGAATGGCCCTGGCGACCCTGAGCCGCTGGATTATGCCATTGATGCCATCCGCAGCCTGCTGGGCCAAGTTCCCATCTTCGGCATTTGCTTGGGACATCAATTGCTGTCGTTGGCCTGCGGAGCCAAGACGTTCAAGCTGAAATTTGGCCATCGCGGAGCAAATCAGCCGGTGCAGAACCTCGACACGGGCGGGGTGGAAATTACCTCGCAGAACCACGGATTCGCCGTCGCGGAAGATGCCCTTCCCGACGACCTAGAAGTCACCCATCGAAATTTGAACGATCATACGATCGAAGGCATCCGCCACCGAAAGCTACCAGCCTTCAGCGTGCAATATCACCCAGAAGCGTCGGCCGGCCCGCACGACAGCGCGTATCTGTTCGGAAAGTTCAAGGAAATGATGCTGCTGCAGAGCCGTAGACGTTGTGAACCGAGCAGAACCTGA